One genomic window of Helicobacter kayseriensis includes the following:
- a CDS encoding metallophosphoesterase, with product MSLKLNHDAIFIADSHFSCKSKGLLDYLTSLFASPPSQLILMGDIAQILLGNLKNSIQSNIELLANLDRLEKQGTQIVWLEGNHDLFLHKIKRSNLLKQTLFIPRKQQPIKAIYHDKIYLLAHGDLFLSKRYELYIQTLTRIPKLLEIIDYLSAGEIYSELEKKLECKMIKNYPLGFFDFASQRIALYQKYFQYPFHGIIEGHFHIGKKLTLYGIQYISLPAFYFKQEGNKIATFLK from the coding sequence ATGTCCCTTAAGCTCAATCATGATGCAATTTTTATTGCCGATTCGCATTTTAGTTGCAAGTCAAAAGGGCTTTTGGACTATCTTACATCTCTTTTTGCCTCTCCTCCTAGCCAACTCATTTTAATGGGAGATATTGCCCAAATCCTCCTTGGGAATCTCAAAAACAGCATCCAAAGCAACATTGAGCTTTTAGCCAACTTGGATCGATTAGAAAAACAAGGGACACAGATTGTTTGGCTGGAGGGCAATCATGATCTTTTCTTGCACAAAATCAAACGATCCAATCTCCTCAAACAAACACTTTTCATCCCACGCAAACAGCAGCCTATCAAAGCAATCTATCATGACAAAATCTATCTTTTAGCACATGGAGATCTTTTTCTTTCTAAAAGATATGAGCTTTATATCCAAACACTCACGCGCATTCCCAAACTTTTAGAAATCATTGACTACTTGAGCGCGGGTGAAATTTATAGCGAGCTTGAAAAAAAACTTGAATGCAAAATGATCAAAAACTATCCATTGGGATTTTTTGATTTTGCTTCCCAACGCATTGCACTCTATCAAAAATATTTTCAATACCCCTTTCATGGAATCATTGAAGGGCATTTCCATATTGGAAAAAAACTCACACTTTATGGAATCCAATACATCTCCCTTCCTGCGTTTTACTTCAAGCAAGAAGGGAACAAAATCGCAACATTTTTAAAATAA
- a CDS encoding chemotaxis protein CheW has protein sequence MNPVEIQKILQEQSMHNEAPPKQMLQVIGFQIEKEYFAIPILDVQEIIKPLPYTHIPFVPKYILGIFHLRGNILPLIDLRQKLGFGYKAVDEETHILVIHYQDQKLGIMVDKLTESILLDQEEIDTHIVQENMHLYGVGKQEDKLIALLNTQALFKRDF, from the coding sequence ATGAATCCCGTTGAGATACAAAAAATTCTCCAAGAGCAATCTATGCACAATGAAGCTCCACCAAAACAAATGCTTCAAGTGATTGGTTTTCAAATAGAAAAAGAATATTTTGCAATCCCCATTTTAGATGTTCAAGAGATTATTAAACCTCTTCCATATACACATATCCCTTTTGTGCCAAAATACATTCTTGGTATTTTTCATCTAAGAGGAAACATTCTTCCTCTGATTGACTTACGCCAAAAACTTGGCTTTGGATACAAAGCAGTCGATGAGGAAACGCATATTTTGGTCATTCATTATCAAGATCAAAAGCTTGGAATCATGGTCGACAAACTCACAGAATCTATCTTATTGGATCAAGAAGAAATTGACACCCACATCGTGCAAGAGAATATGCATTTATATGGAGTTGGAAAGCAAGAGGATAAACTTATTGCACTCCTAAATACGCAAGCATTATTTAAGAGAGATTTCTAG
- a CDS encoding thioredoxin family protein, translated as MVENIDASQYEAVSKNENCLVVFGATWCKDCVKIEPFLKDLSEEFASLVKIYKVDSRQEEELSASLNIRAIPTLIFYRNGVEVGTRLVEPQNKQLIAEAIEQNFS; from the coding sequence ATGGTAGAAAATATTGATGCTTCACAGTATGAGGCTGTAAGCAAAAATGAGAATTGCTTGGTTGTTTTTGGAGCAACATGGTGCAAAGATTGTGTCAAGATCGAGCCTTTTCTTAAGGATTTGAGCGAAGAGTTTGCCTCATTGGTCAAAATCTATAAGGTCGATTCAAGGCAGGAGGAGGAGCTAAGTGCATCTCTAAATATTCGCGCCATTCCGACATTGATTTTTTATCGCAATGGTGTTGAAGTTGGAACACGGCTTGTTGAACCACAAAATAAGCAATTGATTGCTGAGGCTATTGAGCAAAATTTTTCTTAG
- the glmU gene encoding bifunctional UDP-N-acetylglucosamine diphosphorylase/glucosamine-1-phosphate N-acetyltransferase GlmU — protein MNLSVVILAAGSGTRMKSSTPKVLHKICGEELLFYSIECALLLSDDVHIILYHQASRIKESCQARFGDRISFSIQDYDRFPGTGGALLQDGKLLPTKYSKLLILNGDMPLITPSSLQKLILISSPIVLGVITTQSPFGYGRVILESGKVKQIIEEKDANKEEKKVCTINSGVYCFERNLLESYLPKLNNHNTQNEYYLTDVIKLAAQDSICIQSIDVAEEEFCGINDKSQLAQAEEVMLARLRKQAMKEGVIMHLPHTIYLEKSVRFEGECEIEQGVQLFGQTLIKDSHIKAHSTIRDSQIISSDVGPMAHIRPNSHIRQSHIGNFVEVKNSTLRGVKSGHLSYLGDSTIDEGSNIGAGVITCNYDGKAKHQTHIGKNVFVGSDCQLIAPITIADQTLIGAGSTVRKDSQKGDLIISRSEQKNIPQGYFAFFKDKK, from the coding sequence ATGAATCTATCGGTTGTCATTTTGGCTGCAGGAAGTGGCACAAGAATGAAATCTAGCACCCCAAAAGTCTTACACAAAATCTGCGGGGAAGAGCTTTTGTTTTATAGCATTGAATGTGCTTTGCTTTTGAGTGATGATGTGCACATCATTCTTTATCATCAAGCTTCACGGATTAAAGAGTCCTGCCAAGCACGCTTTGGCGATCGCATTTCTTTCTCTATCCAAGATTATGATCGCTTTCCGGGGACAGGAGGGGCACTACTCCAAGATGGGAAGCTTTTGCCCACCAAATACTCCAAGCTTTTAATTCTCAATGGGGATATGCCTCTTATTACTCCATCTTCATTGCAAAAACTTATCCTCATATCCTCTCCAATTGTTTTGGGAGTGATTACCACACAATCGCCTTTTGGCTATGGGCGCGTTATTTTAGAATCAGGAAAGGTCAAGCAAATCATTGAAGAAAAAGACGCAAACAAAGAAGAGAAAAAAGTTTGCACCATTAATTCTGGAGTTTATTGTTTTGAGCGCAATCTTTTAGAATCTTATCTTCCCAAGCTCAATAATCATAATACTCAAAATGAATACTATCTGACCGATGTGATCAAATTGGCCGCTCAAGATTCTATCTGTATCCAAAGCATTGATGTTGCTGAGGAGGAATTTTGTGGGATCAATGATAAATCCCAGCTTGCTCAAGCAGAAGAAGTAATGCTCGCTCGCTTAAGAAAACAAGCAATGAAAGAAGGGGTTATTATGCATTTGCCTCACACAATTTATCTAGAAAAAAGCGTAAGATTTGAGGGGGAATGCGAGATTGAGCAAGGCGTGCAACTTTTTGGACAAACACTCATCAAAGATTCTCACATCAAGGCTCATAGCACTATTAGAGATTCTCAAATCATTTCAAGTGATGTAGGCCCTATGGCACACATTCGCCCCAATAGTCACATTCGCCAATCTCACATTGGAAATTTTGTTGAAGTCAAAAACTCCACTCTTAGAGGAGTCAAATCTGGACATTTGAGTTATTTGGGTGATAGCACGATTGATGAGGGAAGCAATATCGGTGCAGGCGTCATTACATGCAATTACGATGGAAAAGCAAAGCACCAAACCCATATTGGCAAGAATGTTTTTGTCGGATCAGATTGTCAGCTTATTGCGCCCATTACAATTGCTGATCAAACTCTCATTGGTGCTGGAAGTACAGTAAGGAAAGATTCTCAAAAAGGGGACTTAATCATCTCAAGAAGTGAGCAAAAAAACATTCCTCAAGGATATTTTGCTTTTTTTAAGGACAAAAAATGA
- a CDS encoding hybrid sensor histidine kinase/response regulator, whose protein sequence is MDEMQEILEDFLIESFDLLEQLDQDLLDLEHHPQDSKLLDRIFRVAHTIKGSSSFLGFETLTSLVHNIEEILNMARKEHLVISHEAMDLVLEAIDLTKTLLQEIKKTKKDPKQIPTQDIIKRLQAHCQSHLNQSSPDSLSDEELDAQIQLLLKEQRTSHQTKKQTISPPSKVAFSISPTSTPPISSHAKEIPEKAFSPEQTIRVDVTKLDDLMNLIGELVLAKNRLMQTHNHSSTNDDLHQTIHSIANITSDLQLALMKTRMLPITKVFNKFPRLIRDLSHELHKKIELIILGEDTELDKSIIEEIGDPLVHILRNSCDHGIETPQERIALGKREIGKISLNAYNEGNLIVIEIEDDGRGLDPEALKTQALQKGLITLQEASSMSDHEALFLIFKAGFSTAHTTTNISGRGVGMDVVKSNIEKLHGIIDLQSQKGKGLILKLKIPLTLAITQALIVNLQNQSYAIPLSSVLETLKITINQIDFLDGKNVLRLRDAIIPLLHLADFFEMDYKPNKQDEHFVVIVGSTNQKIALLVDRLIGQEEIVIKPLGEYLKNLPGLSGATIRGDGEIALILDIPSIVRTKKRSKIKTSLQIQSKPTKQHILIVDDCPTSRRIAKDYLKDLEIQVSEAQNGLEALELLKDMQFDAIIIDIEMPKMDGYMLAKEIRKLDNLKRTPLIATTSLNTKEDYIKGSESGMNDYIAKPYSKSYFLQVIQHHLGLERTPK, encoded by the coding sequence ATGGATGAAATGCAAGAAATTCTTGAAGATTTTCTCATTGAAAGCTTTGATTTGCTTGAACAACTTGATCAAGATTTACTTGATTTAGAACATCACCCTCAAGATTCCAAGCTTCTTGATCGCATTTTTAGAGTTGCTCACACCATCAAGGGCTCAAGCAGTTTTTTGGGGTTTGAGACACTCACTTCTTTGGTGCACAATATTGAAGAGATTCTCAATATGGCACGCAAAGAGCATCTAGTCATTTCACATGAGGCAATGGATCTAGTTTTGGAGGCTATAGACTTAACAAAAACACTACTTCAAGAAATCAAAAAAACAAAAAAAGATCCCAAGCAAATACCCACACAAGATATCATCAAAAGACTTCAAGCTCACTGCCAATCTCATCTCAACCAATCATCCCCAGATTCTCTCTCAGATGAAGAGCTTGATGCTCAAATCCAACTCTTGCTTAAAGAACAACGCACCTCCCATCAAACCAAAAAACAAACTATCTCGCCTCCCTCCAAAGTTGCTTTCTCTATTTCTCCTACCTCTACTCCCCCTATCTCTTCTCACGCAAAAGAAATTCCAGAAAAAGCATTCTCTCCAGAACAAACCATTCGCGTGGATGTTACAAAACTTGATGATTTAATGAATCTGATTGGAGAATTGGTTTTGGCAAAAAATCGCTTAATGCAAACCCACAATCACTCCTCAACCAATGATGACCTACACCAAACAATCCACTCTATCGCCAACATCACAAGCGATCTTCAACTTGCGCTTATGAAAACAAGAATGCTTCCTATCACCAAAGTTTTCAATAAATTTCCTCGCCTGATTCGAGACCTATCACACGAACTCCATAAAAAAATTGAACTCATCATTCTTGGAGAAGATACAGAGCTAGATAAATCTATCATCGAAGAGATTGGCGACCCCTTGGTGCATATCCTTCGCAACTCTTGCGATCACGGAATCGAAACCCCCCAAGAAAGAATCGCTTTGGGCAAGAGGGAAATAGGAAAAATTTCTTTGAATGCCTACAATGAAGGGAATCTAATCGTTATTGAAATTGAGGATGATGGAAGGGGACTTGACCCTGAAGCCCTAAAAACTCAAGCATTGCAAAAAGGCCTCATTACACTTCAGGAAGCATCATCAATGAGCGATCATGAGGCTCTTTTCCTTATCTTTAAAGCAGGCTTTTCTACAGCCCACACTACTACCAATATCTCAGGAAGAGGCGTTGGAATGGATGTTGTAAAGTCCAACATTGAAAAACTTCATGGCATCATTGATCTACAATCGCAAAAAGGCAAGGGTTTGATTCTCAAACTCAAAATCCCTCTCACACTTGCTATCACCCAAGCTCTCATTGTCAATCTACAAAACCAATCTTATGCAATCCCACTCTCTTCTGTCTTAGAAACACTCAAAATCACCATCAACCAAATTGATTTTTTAGATGGGAAAAATGTCTTAAGGCTTCGCGATGCAATTATCCCTCTTCTGCACTTGGCTGATTTTTTTGAGATGGATTACAAGCCAAACAAACAGGATGAGCATTTTGTCGTTATTGTTGGATCAACCAATCAAAAAATAGCGCTACTTGTTGATCGACTCATTGGCCAAGAAGAGATTGTAATCAAACCATTAGGTGAATACCTCAAAAATCTTCCAGGCCTTTCTGGGGCAACAATCAGAGGAGATGGGGAAATTGCACTAATACTTGATATCCCCTCCATTGTCCGCACAAAAAAAAGAAGTAAAATCAAAACATCTCTCCAGATACAATCCAAGCCAACAAAACAACACATTTTGATTGTCGATGATTGTCCTACAAGTCGCAGAATTGCTAAGGATTATTTAAAAGATCTAGAAATCCAAGTATCAGAAGCTCAAAATGGACTTGAAGCCCTAGAACTCCTTAAGGATATGCAATTTGATGCCATCATTATCGACATAGAAATGCCCAAAATGGATGGTTATATGCTTGCCAAAGAGATTCGGAAGCTTGATAATCTAAAACGCACACCCCTTATTGCAACAACAAGCCTCAATACCAAAGAAGACTACATCAAAGGATCAGAATCTGGGATGAATGACTACATCGCCAAGCCCTACTCAAAGAGCTACTTTTTGCAAGTCATCCAACACCACCTTGGCCTTGAAAGGACACCTAAATGA
- the fliP gene encoding flagellar type III secretion system pore protein FliP (The bacterial flagellar biogenesis protein FliP forms a type III secretion system (T3SS)-type pore required for flagellar assembly.), whose product MWIALFVVFCAISYAETQIPTVNLSFGAPNEPQELVNTLNVVIVMTLLVLAPSLILVMTSFTRIVIVFAFLRTALGTQQSPPTQVLVSLSLILTFFIMEPTVKRAYDEGIRPYIDKQISYDIAFERGLKPFKEFMLQNTREKDLALFYRIRGIENPNSVDDVPITTLIPAFLISELKTAFQIGFLLYLPFLVIDMVVSSILMAMGMMMLPPVMISLPFKILVFVLVDGFNLLVGNLVAGFK is encoded by the coding sequence ATATGGATTGCTCTTTTTGTTGTTTTTTGCGCCATTTCTTATGCAGAAACCCAGATCCCCACGGTTAATCTTTCTTTTGGTGCTCCAAATGAGCCTCAAGAGTTAGTCAATACGCTCAATGTCGTCATTGTGATGACATTACTTGTGCTTGCTCCATCACTGATTTTGGTGATGACGAGTTTTACGCGTATTGTGATTGTGTTTGCATTTTTACGCACAGCACTTGGAACTCAGCAAAGTCCCCCCACTCAGGTGCTTGTCAGCCTTTCTCTTATTTTGACTTTCTTTATTATGGAGCCTACGGTCAAGAGAGCATATGATGAGGGGATCCGCCCTTATATAGATAAGCAAATTTCATATGACATTGCTTTTGAGCGAGGCTTGAAGCCTTTTAAAGAGTTTATGTTGCAAAACACAAGAGAGAAAGATTTGGCTCTTTTTTATCGAATCCGAGGGATTGAAAATCCAAATAGTGTCGATGATGTGCCTATTACGACATTGATTCCTGCGTTTTTGATTAGTGAGCTTAAAACAGCCTTTCAAATCGGATTCTTACTTTATTTACCATTTTTGGTCATTGATATGGTTGTAAGTTCTATTTTGATGGCAATGGGGATGATGATGCTCCCTCCGGTGATGATTTCTCTGCCTTTTAAGATTTTGGTTTTTGTGCTTGTAGATGGCTTTAATCTCTTGGTGGGGAATTTGGTCGCTGGTTTTAAGTAG
- a CDS encoding YeiH family protein, which yields MDCGHTHNNKNFFQHWLNILKSNFKGLIFVGGIVVLSMFFASNQTIRESTHLAATAFAILIGAFLSPIFFKYQHTFQAGVHFSAKKLLRLGIILYGFNVTLTELAGVGIWGILISLIVIVAIFLIAVIAGPKFFGLDKETSMLVGAGSAICGAAAVLALESSLKSDPFKGVMAVGSVVIFGLALMFLYPILYAAGLVPNLDANGMGVMMGATLHEVANVAGAADMAKDMAQGTFTQNAANVAIIIKMTRVIMLVPFLLIVTYLFVKNQEEEKGKTKKTIQIPWFAFAFLGMIIVNTYLSKIADETFVGAITFGDIISAGKFLCVLCIVFSMAALGLQIDFKKFVKSGGRAFGLAFCLCLILVVGGYFLTLAFKGVLW from the coding sequence ATGGATTGCGGACATACTCATAATAATAAGAACTTTTTTCAACATTGGTTAAATATTTTAAAATCAAACTTTAAAGGATTGATTTTTGTTGGAGGCATTGTTGTGCTCTCTATGTTTTTTGCAAGCAATCAAACTATTCGTGAAAGCACGCATTTGGCAGCTACAGCATTTGCGATTTTGATTGGTGCATTTCTTTCTCCTATCTTTTTCAAATATCAGCATACTTTTCAAGCTGGAGTGCATTTTAGTGCTAAGAAGCTCTTGAGGCTAGGCATTATTTTGTATGGATTTAATGTAACACTGACAGAGCTTGCTGGGGTAGGTATTTGGGGAATACTTATTTCACTGATTGTGATTGTGGCTATTTTTTTGATTGCTGTGATTGCGGGACCCAAATTTTTTGGACTTGATAAAGAAACCTCAATGCTTGTAGGAGCGGGAAGTGCCATTTGTGGAGCTGCTGCGGTTTTAGCTTTGGAATCAAGCTTAAAATCCGATCCATTTAAGGGTGTTATGGCTGTTGGGAGTGTTGTAATTTTTGGGTTAGCTCTAATGTTTCTTTATCCCATTTTGTATGCCGCCGGCTTGGTGCCCAATTTAGATGCCAATGGGATGGGTGTTATGATGGGAGCTACTTTGCATGAGGTTGCTAATGTTGCTGGTGCGGCAGATATGGCAAAAGATATGGCACAAGGAACTTTTACTCAAAATGCAGCCAATGTGGCAATTATCATTAAAATGACTCGCGTCATTATGCTTGTTCCTTTTTTGCTTATCGTGACTTATCTTTTTGTAAAGAATCAAGAAGAAGAAAAAGGAAAAACTAAGAAAACAATTCAGATTCCTTGGTTTGCGTTTGCATTTTTGGGAATGATTATTGTGAATACGTATTTGAGCAAAATAGCTGATGAGACTTTTGTGGGGGCAATCACTTTTGGAGATATTATCTCTGCAGGAAAATTTCTCTGCGTGTTGTGTATTGTTTTCTCAATGGCTGCACTTGGTTTGCAAATTGATTTTAAAAAATTTGTAAAATCTGGTGGGAGAGCATTTGGACTTGCTTTCTGCTTATGCCTAATTCTTGTTGTTGGCGGATACTTTTTAACTTTGGCATTTAAAGGAGTTTTATGGTAG
- the argC gene encoding N-acetyl-gamma-glutamyl-phosphate reductase — MKKIPIGIIGVSGYTGLELIKLLISHPIFEIAYLGGSEENQDLASLHPALSSVLHTRVKKSHCQEIASKCELVFLALPHKSAMEYAKILLKEGIKIIDLSADYRLNRENYEKYYCPHLDAENLSQAVYGLPEWNTPQIIQASLIANPGCYPTATLLGILPFISHLQADSLFVDAKSGVSGAGKNLSPTSHYSRINENLFAYAPLEHRHQIEIEEKISFFGKVNLQVNFVPHLCPFTRGMIVSIYAKLKHPIDPFEILQQTYQDHPFIRIRQTPPEVKNVSGTHFCDIFAKTMGKDLFVSSGIDNLLRGASSQALLNANLMCHLPQDMGIPKIAYVP; from the coding sequence ATGAAAAAAATTCCTATCGGGATCATTGGTGTTAGTGGCTACACAGGACTTGAGCTCATCAAGCTACTCATCTCTCATCCGATCTTTGAGATTGCCTATCTTGGAGGCTCTGAAGAAAATCAAGATCTAGCATCTCTGCATCCAGCGCTCTCTAGCGTATTGCACACTAGAGTTAAAAAAAGCCATTGTCAAGAGATTGCCTCAAAATGCGAACTTGTCTTTTTGGCTCTGCCTCACAAAAGTGCAATGGAATATGCAAAGATCCTCCTTAAAGAGGGTATTAAAATCATTGATCTCTCTGCAGATTATCGCCTCAATCGTGAAAACTACGAAAAATATTACTGTCCTCATCTAGATGCAGAGAATCTCTCTCAAGCGGTATATGGGCTTCCTGAATGGAACACTCCTCAAATCATTCAAGCCTCTTTGATTGCAAACCCTGGGTGCTATCCAACAGCAACACTTCTAGGTATCCTCCCCTTCATTTCTCATCTTCAAGCAGATAGTCTTTTTGTCGATGCAAAGAGTGGAGTAAGCGGAGCAGGAAAGAATCTATCACCAACTTCTCACTACAGCAGAATCAATGAAAATCTTTTTGCCTATGCTCCATTAGAGCATCGTCACCAAATTGAAATTGAAGAAAAAATCTCTTTTTTTGGGAAGGTCAATTTACAAGTCAATTTTGTGCCCCACCTTTGTCCTTTCACACGCGGAATGATTGTGAGCATTTATGCAAAACTTAAGCATCCTATTGATCCCTTTGAAATCCTTCAGCAAACCTACCAAGATCATCCTTTCATCCGCATTCGACAAACTCCCCCTGAAGTCAAAAATGTTAGCGGAACGCACTTTTGTGACATCTTTGCCAAAACAATGGGCAAGGATTTATTTGTCAGTAGTGGGATTGACAATCTTTTGAGAGGAGCAAGTTCTCAAGCTCTTCTTAATGCCAATCTTATGTGTCATCTGCCTCAAGATATGGGCATTCCAAAGATCGCATATGTCCCTTAA
- a CDS encoding AbgT family transporter, which produces MKTKRLSFLDVLEKVGNVLPHPAILFIVLIFILALASAVANALGLYVIDPRDENKRIVIANLLSMDGLVHIATSLVKNFSNFPPLGSVLIAMLGVGIAEASGFLSAAIRALVLNAPKKLATLVVVFAGIMSNLASDVGYVVLIPLAGMIFYSLGRHPLAGIAAAFAGVSGGYSANLLIGTLDPILSGITQQAARMIDPTYVVGVEANWYFMFVSTFLIVILGYFVTEKIVEPRLGSYQQEGIREEKKVLDSVEKRGLFYAFLSLMVFIGIVLALIVPSSSSFRNQATGSLIGSPFFTGIIFFVFLSFAIPGIVYGYVLQVFNRSEDVIEAMAKGMRSMGMYLVIIFFAAQFIALFSWSNFGPFLAIKGASFLKWLNMDSGVLLICFVVMSAAINLMIASSSAQWALLAPIFVPMLMLLGYSPEVVQAAYRIGDSVTNIVTPLLAYLPIIVVEAMKYQKDIKMGTMISMMFPYSFVFLVGWCVLLYLWVFVFGLPVGPGAETFYKGGF; this is translated from the coding sequence ATGAAAACAAAGCGTTTAAGCTTTCTTGATGTGTTGGAAAAAGTGGGCAATGTTTTGCCTCATCCTGCAATATTGTTTATTGTTTTGATTTTTATTTTGGCTTTGGCTTCTGCAGTCGCAAATGCGTTAGGACTTTATGTTATTGATCCAAGAGATGAAAATAAGCGTATTGTGATTGCAAACCTTTTGAGTATGGATGGGTTGGTTCATATTGCAACAAGTCTTGTGAAAAATTTTTCAAACTTTCCTCCTTTAGGGTCTGTTTTGATTGCTATGCTTGGTGTGGGGATTGCTGAGGCATCTGGATTTTTATCAGCGGCAATTCGCGCTTTGGTTCTCAATGCGCCAAAAAAATTGGCGACACTTGTTGTTGTTTTTGCTGGGATTATGTCCAATCTTGCTTCGGATGTGGGCTATGTGGTGCTTATTCCTCTTGCGGGGATGATTTTTTATTCTTTGGGTCGCCATCCTTTGGCTGGAATTGCTGCGGCGTTTGCTGGAGTGAGTGGAGGATATAGTGCCAATTTATTGATTGGGACATTGGATCCTATTTTGTCGGGTATCACACAACAAGCAGCAAGAATGATTGATCCTACTTATGTTGTGGGAGTTGAGGCAAATTGGTATTTTATGTTTGTCAGTACTTTTTTGATTGTAATCTTGGGTTATTTTGTGACAGAAAAAATTGTTGAACCTCGTTTGGGGAGCTATCAACAAGAGGGAATACGGGAAGAAAAAAAAGTGCTTGATAGTGTGGAGAAAAGGGGATTGTTCTATGCATTTTTGAGTCTTATGGTCTTTATTGGGATTGTTTTGGCGTTGATTGTGCCCTCATCAAGCTCATTTAGGAATCAGGCAACAGGATCTTTGATAGGTTCTCCATTTTTTACAGGGATTATCTTTTTTGTTTTTTTATCTTTTGCAATTCCTGGAATTGTTTATGGTTATGTTTTGCAGGTTTTTAATCGCTCTGAAGATGTGATTGAGGCGATGGCAAAAGGAATGCGATCAATGGGGATGTATCTTGTGATTATCTTTTTTGCAGCTCAATTTATTGCTCTTTTTTCTTGGAGCAATTTTGGTCCTTTTCTAGCAATCAAGGGAGCAAGCTTTCTAAAATGGCTTAATATGGATTCTGGAGTATTGTTGATTTGTTTTGTAGTGATGAGTGCTGCGATCAATCTGATGATTGCCTCATCTTCTGCACAATGGGCTTTGCTTGCCCCTATTTTTGTGCCAATGCTTATGCTTTTGGGATATTCTCCAGAGGTCGTGCAGGCAGCGTATAGAATCGGTGATTCTGTGACAAATATTGTTACTCCTCTTCTTGCATATCTCCCCATTATTGTTGTTGAGGCGATGAAGTATCAGAAAGATATCAAAATGGGAACCATGATTTCGATGATGTTCCCGTATTCCTTTGTGTTTTTGGTGGGGTGGTGTGTTTTGCTTTATCTTTGGGTATTTGTTTTTGGTTTGCCTGTGGGACCTGGAGCAGAGACATTTTATAAGGGTGGATTTTGA